The stretch of DNA GCCGGTGTTCTCAACCAGGTGCGCGACCAGCTGCGACTTGTTCAGGGCGGTCTTGATGGGACCGGCGGCCTTCTTGGCGGCGGGAGCGGCTTTCTTGGCTACGGGCTTCGCAGCTTTCTTGACTGTCTTGCTGACTTTTTTGGCGGGGGCTTTTTTGGTTGCCATGATCCAATCCATGAAAAGGGTGAGGATGAGACCGCACAGCGCTTGCAAGGAACCACTTGTCAATGGGTCTTTGCCAGCACGGGCTGCCTAGCGCCCGATGATAGCGGAACTCGCGGTGAAAGCGTGCATTTGCGCGCTCCTGGCGCGTATTTATTGTTGTTTTCCGCGCAGTGCACGCACGGCCTTGTCGGGTGGCTGAAGCCGCGAACCGTCCAGATAGCCGGTGGGCTGCGCGATCATGCGGCCGTCCTGCTCGGCAGTGACAGCCAGGCAGACACCCAGCGTGGATTGATGATCGATTGGGCGAAAACGCACGGGACCGTAGGGCGTGTCCAGCTTGAGGCCGGCGAAGGCGGCGGCCACGGCATGCGGGTCGTCGTCGGACGCCTTGAGCAGGCCTGCGGCGATGGCGCGCAATGCCATGTAGCCCAGCGCCGAGGCCGAGCCGGGCGCGGTGCCGTAGCGTGCCTGGTAGTCCTGGTTGAAGCGCTGCATATTGGCCTGGTCACCGATGGGCACGCAGGGGTAGCCGCTGACAAGCCAGCCCGCTTGGGCATCGGTTCCCAGGGCTTGCAGAGTTTCGGGTTCGCCCGCCGTCGGGGCAACCACGGGCATGTTTTGCAGCAGGCCCTGCGCTTTGCCGTCATGCACGAAGCGCACAAGGTCCGGACCGTCGAGCAGGATGAAGAGGGCATCGGGCTTGTCCTGCAGCAACTGGCGCACAATCTTGCTTGCTTCGAACTTGCCCGGCTCGGCCGCCTGGTTCGAGACGATGGTCGTGTGAGACTGGAAGTGGGTGATCATGTCCGTGAACGTCGCGACGGTCGGGCGGCCATAGGCGTCGTCGGAGTAGACCACTGCCCAGCGTCTTTTGCGTAGGCCGAATGCCCTG from Bordetella sp. FB-8 encodes:
- a CDS encoding ABC transporter substrate-binding protein; translated protein: MPRPTGFPSLLPRLAACLLAGLCTLPTCAAERQAGPRQAGPRQAGHAANAVKSAKPAQPPILIGDINSYKLRPDLLDPYRKGWQMALDEINRHGGVLGRKLRVISSDDGGTAHGAVAAAQKLADRDHVTLFFGGFNSDAGLALSDYAGINQDFYLATFPMSSRLTWQQGNAYTYQLAPSGWMQMAALVPRAFGLRKRRWAVVYSDDAYGRPTVATFTDMITHFQSHTTIVSNQAAEPGKFEASKIVRQLLQDKPDALFILLDGPDLVRFVHDGKAQGLLQNMPVVAPTAGEPETLQALGTDAQAGWLVSGYPCVPIGDQANMQRFNQDYQARYGTAPGSASALGYMALRAIAAGLLKASDDDPHAVAAAFAGLKLDTPYGPVRFRPIDHQSTLGVCLAVTAEQDGRMIAQPTGYLDGSRLQPPDKAVRALRGKQQ